One genomic region from Clostridium saccharobutylicum DSM 13864 encodes:
- a CDS encoding YvrJ family protein, producing the protein MEINDLINLIVNNGFPVAVSAYLLIRLEKQIVSLSSSINKLNTIISAKLGIALDVDSSDNSHKTA; encoded by the coding sequence ATGGAAATAAATGATTTAATTAATTTAATAGTAAATAATGGTTTTCCTGTTGCTGTGTCAGCTTATTTGCTCATTCGCTTGGAAAAACAAATTGTTAGCTTATCAAGTTCAATTAACAAACTAAATACCATAATATCAGCAAAGCTTGGAATTGCTCTTGATGTAGATTCTAGCGATAATTCTCATAAAACTGCTTAA
- a CDS encoding GNAT family N-acetyltransferase, which produces MRKEIILKKKDDNEVQAELKILDISYIDKIIKLEQKIYNGLENKEFYSCSSREEYEEKLNGDGAIVGCVNLENDELVAIGAYVEYGYREHNYGYDFGIDGDELLKVAQIESTIVLNDYRGNKLQKIMCEALEEMAINNKMKIISATVAPYNKFSLNTFKNLGYNIVADKLKYGGLRRYVLMKKLKR; this is translated from the coding sequence ATGAGAAAAGAAATAATATTAAAGAAAAAAGATGATAATGAAGTACAAGCAGAATTAAAGATTTTAGATATTTCATATATTGATAAAATAATAAAATTGGAGCAAAAAATTTACAATGGGTTAGAAAATAAAGAATTTTATTCGTGTTCATCTAGAGAAGAGTATGAAGAAAAGCTTAATGGAGATGGAGCTATAGTAGGGTGTGTTAATTTAGAAAATGATGAGTTAGTAGCAATTGGTGCATATGTTGAATATGGATATAGAGAACATAATTATGGGTATGATTTTGGTATTGATGGTGACGAACTTTTAAAAGTTGCACAAATTGAATCAACTATAGTTTTAAATGATTATAGGGGAAATAAGCTTCAAAAAATTATGTGTGAAGCTCTTGAAGAGATGGCAATAAATAATAAAATGAAAATCATTAGTGCAACTGTTGCACCATATAATAAGTTTAGTTTAAATACATTTAAAAATCTTGGATACAATATTGTAGCGGACAAATTAAAATATGGTGGATTAAGAAGATATGTACTAATGAAAAAGTTAAAGAGATAA